The DNA window gTTTTGTGTTTTATGAATTCTATCAGTTGAACTGAGTTTTGATTAGATGTCATCAATATCGAATTCATCTCCGTTCTCGctttcatcatcttcgtcttcgtcAGCGTGACCAAATTCGAAGTTGACATCCTCATCAGAATCGAACCCAAAGTTATCAGTCTCATTGATTCTGGCATTTTCAGGTAGTTCACCTTGCGTCTTTAGCGTTCTAGCCTCGTCCAGATTGTATTTATGGACCACATCACATTGGTCATCCTGGAAATCTCTTAACGAAACTAAAATAATGTCACCCTGAGACATCCAAACTCTTTTTCTTAATTTCCCTCTGATATGAGCCATTCTCTTTATACCATCAAAGCAAGTAGCTTCCACACGACCATTACCCAacattttggaaatttgaGCATACTCTTGACCTTCATCTTTGTAGATCAATTCACGTTTTGGTCCATCAGTGTCATTCTTACCTCTTCTACCTTTTTTACCACCCTTAGTATTCTTCTTACCCATTGCGGCCTGTGCTTTGACGTATTAATTccaattatatatatgggtaTTAGCAGTGTTCCACTAAGCTATTTTAGATGCGTTGCATATATCCAGACGagaattttggaaaattttgCACTCGTTTTTAGTGATTATTTTGGTGATGCCCTGGGCTCGAAAGACGGACAAGACAACGGTTGGTATTAGGATAATTTGGAGCTATTTGTTGTCCTGAAATCTTCGTCCGATGAACGGTGAGGGTTATTAGTTGGTTATGG is part of the Eremothecium cymbalariae DBVPG#7215 chromosome 2, complete sequence genome and encodes:
- the TIF11 gene encoding translation initiation complex factor eIF1A (similar to Ashbya gossypii AER275C); this translates as MGKKNTKGGKKGRRGKNDTDGPKRELIYKDEGQEYAQISKMLGNGRVEATCFDGIKRMAHIRGKLRKRVWMSQGDIILVSLRDFQDDQCDVVHKYNLDEARTLKTQGELPENARINETDNFGFDSDEDVNFEFGHADEDEDDESENGDEFDIDDI